Genomic DNA from Alosa alosa isolate M-15738 ecotype Scorff River chromosome 6, AALO_Geno_1.1, whole genome shotgun sequence:
AAGAATAGAAAGAAGAGCCAGACAGGGCCAGATTATAGATTGATAATTGTAATTGATCTGAGAGTAAATACTCTTAAATAATTTACAGATATATCACCCTTTAAAAACCCCTTCTGACACTGAAATGTTAACACTAGTTTAGCCCAATAGCTGTACAGCTATTTATATAGCTCTTTTGGAGGTCATAAAATGGCACTGATATGAAGCTAATGGCTCTTAATCACAcagctagtttttttttttctatccgTTTCTCCTGGTCCCATCAGAATGACAGTCTCACTAATCTGCCTCGCTTCCATACCTAAATTGAGTCATCCTGTCATTTTGGCTTATCCATATTCGTTCTGTTCTGGAGATTAAGATGAACACTTCTGCAGGATCTCCCTGGTGTTCTCCAGTGCACATATTACTTCCTATTCATGCACAAATTCAGCTATTGTCAGAAACCCTTGTATTCCTAACTTTGGACCTCCCTCATCCTCCCAAATCAGTAACCATTCCCTGTGTCTACTTCTCAACACTGTTCCCTATCTCTAGCATTCTTTTCATACCATTGCTCTTGCTATATTGCTTCATTCCGCTCTGGTTTTATCATGATTGATGATGACCTTCACCTCAGGGCCTACAGTTTTTGAAGGTATCTATTGTTGCCTACTCTGCTGAGTGGTTTGGAGTTTGAAGTTCAAACTTCCATTGTTTAAAGTCTGTCCttgaaaataaatgaagtgaAAGATTTATACCACCTTCACTTCGTAATGAACATATCAGTGATTATCCATGGCTGCCATAAGGATAAGCCATAGGATGTTGCCAAGACTACTTCTTGCTAACTTTGTCAGACAGAATTCATTTAATGTCCTTCAAGGACGTGGTCCCAGAACTgtaacacactagcacacattGTCCTCAATATAGAACATAACCCCCTTTTCTGTAGCGCTTGTCCTCCTTCTGGTGCAGAAAGAAACTAAGTGCCAATGTTACCATTCTGCCACTACAAATGTATCTTAAAAAGGGGGAGGTGGGCCACGACTGAGCAAAATATGCGCTCTTAACTCTCCATAGCTCCGTCGGGGGATTGAAGCAGTTATTTTTGTGCCTCTCTCAGAATTAAAGATTAACGTAGCTCTCGTCGTCTTTTCCTCGCCTGTCGCTCGGCATGTTCTTTATTTAGAGCACGAAGAACCGAGCAGCGAAGCGGAAGCTAAGGAGATCACAGGCCCCTGCCAGGGCCACTGGATGTAGGTTAGTTTGCTGCAGACTGACTCGGGAGGCAGACCAGGTCGCTGGGGCCGGGCATGGTTGAACACGCTGGCAGGCAGATGTGTCTAAGCACTGACATTCACAGTGGGTCAGTTGGGCAGGGGATGCTGGGTAGTAGTGGAGGTGActgaagaataagaataagaacaGAAGGGGGCATGGAGGTGAtgttggaggggtgggggggattgCTTCAGGGCTGCACGTGTGTTCCATGCGTGATGCGGTCTCAGAACCTCCGGGGAGAGAAACGATGCGGAGCAGGGATGAAATGTAGAGCAGCGGAGTGTTTTTGTGCCTTGTCAGCTCCGCTTCAGGCTCCTTACAGAGGATGAAGGGGAGAAAACGGTTTCTCAAATACTACCCTCCTTTTTCTgctttttctctttgtctctcttctcttcccctgtgcaatatgaatatacacacactcacaagtcaCCTTTTAACCCAGTTGTATCCAATTTTTCCCCTCCATGTTTTCTTCTCCTTTCTATTTCCAGTTCTTTAAGCCAACCCAGACAGGCCCCGAGGCTTTCTGTGTACAAATGACTAATCAATGCACAACTTGACGAGTGCCGGCTGTTGACAGGGCCCCTCAGTCCCTGTCAAAACCTCTCGTCTTTAGCCTGGCGCTTGAGTAACGCATGGAATGTCGAGCAGAGGAGAGACCTCACGCTCACCTACAGATGCTAGTATTCAAATGCTTGTGTCAAGTCTTAGCCCTAGGTTGGTTCGGGATGACCATAGCATAAGTCTAGTACATCTGCATTTAGAACACACTGTAAATGCCTTTTACTCTGTTGTCTTTCTGAAGGCCTGTCAGTGGTCCTCCAAGCTCTAGGCCCTCTTCTGCGGCACCCAAGACAGCCACATCCAAGACGACAACGCCAACCAAGCCAGCCACACCGAGGACAGGCACAACAGCTAGCAAACCGGCCACACCTAAAACAGGCTCCACAACGCCCTCTGCTGGACGCACTCCAACGCCAGCCTCAAAGACCACAACTCCTGTAAAGAAAGGTATGAAAACGTTTGCAATGTTGATTTTTCTTTAACTTGTTCAGTTTATGGATTATGTTGAATGTCGTGTCCTTGTAAGTTCTGTTCTTCTGGAGTGTCTGGCCTGAAAGCATTCTAAATAATTTGCTATGGTTTTCTTTTAGATGTCAGCAAGCCAAGTACTCCAGCAGCCAAGAAACCGGCAGCCTCCCCTCTCACTCGGCCTTCCCCAGCCAAGACCACCAAGCCAGACACCCCCAAGTCAACCCCCGCAGCAAAGCCAGACTCTACCAAGAAGCCTGCTGCCAGCAGTAGAACAGCAGATGCCAAGACGCCCAGCAAGCCCAAGGAGGCCAAATCAACACCATCAAAAGAAGCTACTACCACCTCTAAAACGCCTGGCGCTAGGCCCGGTACGGCCAAGTCGGCCAGTCCCAAAAAGGCAGTGGGCAGCAATACGCCAACGCCAGTGAAGCGTGGCCCAAAGCCAACGGTGGCTGCCCAGCCAGAAcccaaggaggaggagaagcaggATGCCACTCCTGCAgtggctgctgttgctgctgtcgCCGCTGCTGGTGCTGCGGCAGCTCTGGCCAGCGTCACTGTTTCAGAGCCTGAAGTTGCTGTGGAGCCCGTACCGGCACCCGTACCTGCACTCGTACCCGCACCCGTGGAAGAGCCTGTGGCTAAATCACCTGAACCTGAAGTGCCCCAGTTGGCGGCCCAGTTAGACCTGGTTCACCTGGAGGATACCGTGACCTCCCCATCTCCCCTGGGCACCACAGTGATGTCCCCACCTACTTCACCTGTGGGTCCCCCAACCATGCCCATGGAGTGCCAGGGCTCTGCTGCTCCCATGCTGGACATGCATGATCAGGACGAGCCCTGGGCTCACAATCAGGCCATGCCAGCCTCCTATGATGCCATGCCAGAGGATTTTGTTGAAGAGGAGGTGAAAGTTCAGGATGATTTTCACGTTTCCATGCCTGAGGCTAAGACAGAAACGACACTCACCCTGGAAGCTAAACCTGATCTGTTCGCTCCAGATCACTTCTCCGGAGCTTCCCCGGCAGATCACCTCTCCAGCACTTCCCCGGCAGATCACCTCTCCGGAGCTTTCCCGGCAGATCACCTCTCCAGCACTTCCCCGGCAGATCACCTCTCCGGAGCTTTCACGGCAGATCACCTCTCCGGAGCTTTCCCAGCAGATCACCTCTCCGGAGCTTTCCCAGCAGATCACCTCTCCGGAGCTTCCCCGGTAGATCACCTCTCCGGAGCTTTCCCAGCAGATCACCTCTCCGGAGCTTTCCCAGCAGATCACCTCTCCGGAGCTTTCCCAGCAGATCACCTCTCCGGAGCTTTCCCTAGCTCACCTTTCCAGGAGCGAGAGGAAGCGGTGGAGAAGGCAGATGAGGAAATCAATGAGGATGTGGATGATTATGAGGAAGAGAATGAGGACCAAGAAACAAAGGAATTCATCAAGTTGCCAGAGACCATGGCAGTGACAAGTGCTGCTCCACACATGGACGAGCTCCTGTCTGGAGCTGCAGATTTTGGCAGCTCTGATTGGCAAGGACATGGCTTTGGAGATATGAGCAGCCAACAGGCAAGCGCTATGATTGAAGGAATGACCAACCTGTTAGAAGACAACCAGATGTCCACCAGTGATATGGATGAATTTGGCTTGAAAgtggagaagaaagaggaacCATTCATGACCTCTCCAAGCGTCAAAACGTTTTATGCTGATGAAGAGGAGAAGATTGTAGACATGGATGTTGGTTCAGAACATGCTGAGAAACAGCACAAGgttggaggagaagaggaggaggaggaggaggaggaagatgacgaAGATGTAGAAATGGTCAGCGAGGGCATGACGGAGAGCGGATTGGAGAGCTGTGGAAACGTTGAAGCAGATGATTTCACAGAGGATGTCCGCGGGGAAAACCTGAACTGCACAGCCCCGCAGCCCCCCATCCCTCCATCGACCGCGTGGGGTCAGACCAATCCATTCGGAGACCCCTGGGCTCAGCCACCCTCCAGCCTCTTCACGTCCAGCACCTCTCCTGACCCTGTAGCGGCTCAACCCGAGACCCCCACCAAGTCCCCTGCCCAGGCGTGGCTGGAGTTTAGCAGTCCCGCTCAGGCTCCCCACAGCGATGAGCCCATGCTGCGGATGCCCGAAGAGCCGTCTGCCCCAGCTCTGGAGGAGATGGAAGGCTCCATGCCCGAGGACTTGGCCCCTCCAGCCGCCCCGGCTGTGGGCATGTCTCAGTCCAGCACACTGAGCGGCACAGCACTGGCCGCTCACAGCAGCAGCGAGACCAGCACGCCCGAGGAGCTCCGCGATTACGACAGCAGCTCTGGCGTGGAGTCGCGCTCAGACAAGCAGCAGACCCCCGTGCCCATGGTCCAGCCCGACCTGGAGCAGGATCTTGGCATCCACCTGGAGCGAGGcgatggggaggaggaggaggccgagaCCCTCCCAGCCGACGAGGTCCTCGGAGGCCCGCCCACTGCGCCGGCGTCAGCTCCCTCTTCGGCATCCACCTCTGGCGACGAGGCCAGCGACACGGAGGGTGAAATGCAAATCAACGACCCCGACGCGCCGGCCGAAGATGACCACATGGTAGCCTTCGACAGCCCACCACCGACCCGCAACCTCCCCATGCTGGCTGAGGACGAAGAGGCCACAGAGGCCCAGATAGGAGACGGCGCCGAGGAAGATGGAGGCACACCTCAGTCCGCCAACTCGGTGGCGTCCTACGGCTTCGACTGCACCTCCAACTCCAACGCCCACTCCACAGCCGAAAGCTGCGGCAAGAGCCCTGGCATCTTCTCCCTGGAGAACGAGGACCAGATGACAGAGGAAGCCAAGGACCCCTCGCTCATCAAGGAGCTGACCCTACCCTCGTCAGCAGCCGCCCAGGCAGAGGACCTACTGGGTGGACCCGTGGACCTGCTTCCCCTGGGCCAGCCCGGAGAGTCGCACGTCGACCTGAACGAGCATCAGTACATGCTCTGCGGCAAGACGGGCGCCGATCTCCACCCGGAGGCCGACCCCTTGGAGGCCGACGCGCGCCACTCGTCCTCGCCGCTCCCAGGGGACGGCTCCGACGGCCAGCCGCCCTATTATTCCACCATTTGCGATAAGACTGATAACTTTCTGGCAGGTAATGTATAAGCCCCTCCTCACCTGGAATGCACCTTCTTCCCACCCCCACTTCCCTCCCCCGTGTTTGTGCTTTCTCATGTTGGGGTAGATCTCttagaggaaaagagggaaaaaaaaaaaacggagggCAAATGATAggaggaaaaaaggagaaagagaaagaaggatggGGTGGAAAAAAACTGTAGATAACTCAGAGCTGCCTCCTCCTTTCACACTACTATTGTGGTCATGGTTATGCGTGTATGGCTTACATGTCTGTATGTACTATAGCTCCTATCATTTTCTATTAGAATGTACTTTTTAAAGTAACACTGCATACCACCCTGAATTTGcattgattgactgattgattgtgTTGACACTCTTTTAAAGACAAAGAGGAACAAAAAAATCTACAAATGGGATGGACTCTACCAACCAACCTTTGTATTTATCCTACTGTTTTTACcgaacaaatgttttttttgtttttttttgtacctgtttgtttctatttttgttgttgcaaAACTCCTGTCTTACCTTCCCTCTGTGCACACGCCACATCTCTTGCACTATAGAATTTAGCCTTACCTTCCCTGTTAAGTTAGCTCCTTTTACAAGCTCTAACTCTTCTAGCAGTGATTTTACA
This window encodes:
- the wu:fb95e10 gene encoding serine/arginine repetitive matrix protein 2; the protein is MKPDGVVTATMEPMELLDADPVIETVPPVGEGADQVSPPSMESQETGQGEPQPAETPAPAAKTDKIDKPADPKAKTKGPAKPKTTGTAGTKPASRPGTAQSRLQNGTQKPQTNGVTKKPTMGTADKKTTSTTGPAKKPAGTTGALASRSPTKPAERKSTGATRPTSAPNAVNGAKTGTAQPLRKTPSATSSEAKTKPKTTAPASRPTSAAPKPSTAASTKSDRPPVSKTTRPVSGPPSSRPSSAAPKTATSKTTTPTKPATPRTGTTASKPATPKTGSTTPSAGRTPTPASKTTTPVKKDVSKPSTPAAKKPAASPLTRPSPAKTTKPDTPKSTPAAKPDSTKKPAASSRTADAKTPSKPKEAKSTPSKEATTTSKTPGARPGTAKSASPKKAVGSNTPTPVKRGPKPTVAAQPEPKEEEKQDATPAVAAVAAVAAAGAAAALASVTVSEPEVAVEPVPAPVPALVPAPVEEPVAKSPEPEVPQLAAQLDLVHLEDTVTSPSPLGTTVMSPPTSPVGPPTMPMECQGSAAPMLDMHDQDEPWAHNQAMPASYDAMPEDFVEEEVKVQDDFHVSMPEAKTETTLTLEAKPDLFAPDHFSGASPADHLSSTSPADHLSGAFPADHLSSTSPADHLSGAFTADHLSGAFPADHLSGAFPADHLSGASPVDHLSGAFPADHLSGAFPADHLSGAFPADHLSGAFPSSPFQEREEAVEKADEEINEDVDDYEEENEDQETKEFIKLPETMAVTSAAPHMDELLSGAADFGSSDWQGHGFGDMSSQQASAMIEGMTNLLEDNQMSTSDMDEFGLKVEKKEEPFMTSPSVKTFYADEEEKIVDMDVGSEHAEKQHKVGGEEEEEEEEEDDEDVEMVSEGMTESGLESCGNVEADDFTEDVRGENLNCTAPQPPIPPSTAWGQTNPFGDPWAQPPSSLFTSSTSPDPVAAQPETPTKSPAQAWLEFSSPAQAPHSDEPMLRMPEEPSAPALEEMEGSMPEDLAPPAAPAVGMSQSSTLSGTALAAHSSSETSTPEELRDYDSSSGVESRSDKQQTPVPMVQPDLEQDLGIHLERGDGEEEEAETLPADEVLGGPPTAPASAPSSASTSGDEASDTEGEMQINDPDAPAEDDHMVAFDSPPPTRNLPMLAEDEEATEAQIGDGAEEDGGTPQSANSVASYGFDCTSNSNAHSTAESCGKSPGIFSLENEDQMTEEAKDPSLIKELTLPSSAAAQAEDLLGGPVDLLPLGQPGESHVDLNEHQYMLCGKTGADLHPEADPLEADARHSSSPLPGDGSDGQPPYYSTICDKTDNFLAGNV